From Sporosarcina sp. 6E9, a single genomic window includes:
- the sdhA gene encoding succinate dehydrogenase flavoprotein subunit has product MAKGRMIVVGGGLAGLMATIKAAEEGVSVDLFSLVPVKRSHSVCAQGGINGAVNTKGEGDSPAIHFDDTVYGGDFLANQPPVKAMTDAAPEIIHLMDRMGVMFNRTSEGLLDFRRFGGTLHHRTAFAGATTGQQLLYALDEQVRRFEVEGLVQKYENWEFLGAVLDDEGVCRGIKAQNMHTMEIHAFKGDSVIMATGGPGIIFGKSTNSVINTGSAASIVYQQGAYYSNGEFIQIHPTAIPGDDKLRLMSESARGEGGRVWTYKDGKPWYFLEEKYPAYGNLVPRDVATREIFDVCVNQKLGINGENMVYLDLSHKDPKELDIKLGGIIEIYEKFTGDDPRKLPMKIFPAVHYSMGGLWVDYDQHTNIPGLFAAGECDYSQHGANRLGANSLLSAIYGGMVAGPNAVKYMKGLKKTAEEIPSSVFDSAVKEEQQKWDDTLKLDGTENAYVLHKELGEWMTNNVTVVRYNDRLEQTDAKILELLERYENINITDTQQWSNQGATFTRQLKNMLYLARVITIGALQRNESRGAHYKPDFPERDDKNFMKTTMAKFDGKSAPIIHYEDIDVSLIPPRKRDYSAAKGD; this is encoded by the coding sequence ATGGCTAAAGGCAGAATGATTGTTGTCGGCGGAGGTCTTGCAGGCTTGATGGCAACAATCAAGGCAGCAGAAGAAGGCGTCTCAGTTGACTTGTTTTCACTTGTTCCGGTAAAACGTTCCCACTCCGTATGTGCTCAAGGAGGCATAAACGGTGCGGTTAACACGAAGGGAGAAGGCGATTCACCTGCAATCCACTTCGATGACACTGTTTACGGGGGAGACTTTTTAGCGAACCAACCACCTGTAAAGGCGATGACAGACGCAGCACCGGAAATTATTCACTTAATGGACCGGATGGGCGTTATGTTCAACCGTACATCTGAAGGCTTACTAGATTTCAGACGTTTCGGCGGAACGCTTCATCACCGTACAGCTTTCGCAGGCGCAACAACAGGACAACAGCTTTTATATGCATTAGATGAACAAGTTCGACGTTTCGAAGTTGAAGGACTTGTACAAAAGTATGAAAACTGGGAATTCCTTGGTGCGGTTCTTGACGATGAAGGCGTATGTCGCGGAATTAAAGCACAAAATATGCACACGATGGAGATTCATGCATTTAAAGGTGACTCTGTCATCATGGCAACTGGCGGACCGGGAATTATCTTCGGAAAATCGACGAACTCAGTTATTAATACAGGGTCAGCAGCATCTATTGTTTATCAACAAGGTGCATACTACTCAAACGGTGAGTTTATCCAAATTCACCCGACAGCGATTCCTGGGGACGATAAGCTACGTCTTATGAGTGAATCTGCACGCGGTGAAGGTGGACGTGTTTGGACATACAAAGACGGCAAACCTTGGTACTTCTTGGAAGAGAAATACCCAGCATACGGGAACCTGGTTCCACGTGATGTTGCAACACGCGAAATCTTTGACGTGTGTGTGAATCAGAAGCTTGGTATTAATGGAGAAAACATGGTTTACCTAGATCTATCTCACAAAGATCCAAAAGAGCTAGACATTAAACTTGGTGGAATCATTGAAATCTACGAGAAATTTACTGGTGATGATCCACGTAAACTTCCAATGAAAATTTTCCCGGCTGTTCACTATTCAATGGGCGGACTATGGGTTGATTATGATCAGCATACAAATATTCCTGGATTATTTGCTGCCGGCGAATGTGATTATTCACAGCACGGTGCGAACCGTTTAGGTGCTAACTCACTTCTATCTGCTATTTACGGTGGAATGGTTGCGGGTCCTAATGCTGTGAAATATATGAAAGGCCTTAAGAAAACTGCTGAAGAAATTCCTTCATCGGTATTCGATTCGGCTGTTAAAGAAGAGCAACAGAAATGGGACGACACACTCAAATTGGACGGTACGGAAAACGCTTACGTTCTACACAAAGAGCTGGGTGAGTGGATGACGAATAACGTTACAGTCGTTCGTTACAATGATCGTCTAGAACAAACTGATGCTAAAATTCTTGAGCTTCTTGAAAGATATGAAAATATCAATATTACTGATACACAGCAATGGTCAAACCAAGGTGCGACGTTCACACGTCAGCTTAAAAACATGTTATACTTGGCTCGAGTAATCACTATCGGGGCGCTACAGCGTAATGAAAGTCGCGGTGCGCATTATAAACCGGATTTCCCTGAGCGTGATGACAAGAACTTTATGAAAACTACGATGGCGAAATTTGATGGAAAGTCAGCACCTATTATTCACTATGAAGATATTGACGTTTCCTTAATCCCGCCACGTAAACGCGATTATTCTGCGGCGAAAGGAGATTGA
- the sdhB gene encoding succinate dehydrogenase iron-sulfur subunit — MSEQNTAVQERTEQVAQKTVQFEILRQDTSDSKPYWESFEIEYRPNMNVISGLMEIQRNPVNADGKKTTPVSWEMVCLEEVCGACSMVINGRPRQSCTALVDQFEQPIKLEPMKTFPVVRDLVVDRNVMFDSLKKIKAWVPIDGTYDLGEGPRMPERKRQWAYELSKCMTCGVCLEACPNVNDQTNFIGPALLSQVRLFNTHPTGAMNKDERLAALMSDGGIAECGNSQNCVVSCPKGIPLTTSIAAMNRATSVQMFKNFFGSDHMVD; from the coding sequence ATGAGCGAACAAAATACCGCCGTACAGGAACGTACTGAGCAGGTAGCGCAAAAAACTGTCCAATTTGAAATTCTTCGTCAAGATACGAGTGACTCAAAACCATATTGGGAAAGCTTTGAAATCGAATATAGACCTAACATGAACGTTATTTCAGGTTTAATGGAAATTCAACGTAATCCGGTAAATGCTGATGGCAAGAAAACTACGCCAGTCAGTTGGGAAATGGTTTGTCTTGAAGAAGTTTGCGGAGCCTGTTCAATGGTTATTAACGGCCGTCCACGTCAATCGTGTACTGCATTAGTTGATCAGTTCGAACAACCGATAAAACTTGAACCGATGAAAACATTTCCAGTCGTGCGCGACCTAGTCGTTGACCGAAATGTCATGTTTGATTCGTTGAAGAAGATTAAAGCATGGGTTCCGATTGATGGTACGTATGATCTTGGTGAAGGACCTCGTATGCCTGAGCGCAAGCGTCAATGGGCTTATGAGCTTTCAAAATGTATGACATGCGGTGTTTGTTTAGAAGCATGTCCAAACGTTAACGATCAAACGAATTTTATCGGTCCAGCACTTCTTTCACAAGTTCGTCTGTTCAACACGCATCCAACTGGTGCGATGAACAAAGATGAAAGATTAGCGGCACTTATGAGTGACGGTGGGATTGCAGAGTGCGGAAACTCGCAAAACTGTGTTGTTTCTTGTCCTAAAGGCATTCCATTAACAACTTCTATTGCAGCGATGAACCGTGCAACATCCGTTCAAATGTTCAAAAACTTCTTCGGAAGCGACCACATGGTAGACTAA
- a CDS encoding thioesterase family protein, whose protein sequence is MRANYIEDFDTWAEAFKFSAPLTVRFSDIDLYGIVNNAITISYMEFARIEYFKHIGLMSDWMNPKGEKIPVVADVQCDYVKPITYDENLDIFVKSNSIRNSSVDLHYMAKNGNGEIVFTGRGTLVQINRKSGKGTPWSEKEKSLFVG, encoded by the coding sequence ATGAGAGCTAATTATATTGAGGATTTTGATACATGGGCAGAAGCATTTAAGTTTTCGGCACCATTAACAGTTCGTTTTTCTGATATCGATCTCTACGGAATTGTTAATAACGCTATTACGATTTCGTATATGGAGTTTGCACGGATTGAATACTTTAAACATATTGGATTAATGAGCGATTGGATGAATCCGAAGGGCGAGAAAATACCCGTCGTAGCAGATGTCCAGTGCGATTATGTGAAGCCGATTACATATGATGAAAATCTAGATATCTTCGTAAAATCAAATTCTATAAGAAATTCTTCGGTTGACCTTCATTACATGGCAAAAAACGGAAATGGTGAAATTGTCTTTACAGGACGTGGTACTTTAGTGCAGATTAATCGCAAAAGCGGCAAAGGAACGCCTTGGTCGGAAAAAGAAAAGTCGCTTTTTGTCGGTTGA
- a CDS encoding LuxR C-terminal-related transcriptional regulator: protein MTDEPKHRSLLTGREREIFNLLINDFTTKDIAGRLGISEKTVRNHISNTIQKLGVSGRAQAIIELLRLGELHLR, encoded by the coding sequence TTGACAGATGAACCAAAACATCGCTCGTTGTTAACGGGTAGGGAGCGAGAGATCTTTAACTTGCTCATCAATGACTTTACGACAAAAGATATCGCAGGACGGCTCGGTATTAGCGAAAAGACTGTTCGAAATCACATCTCCAACACCATTCAGAAGCTTGGGGTTTCGGGTAGAGCGCAGGCGATTATCGAGCTATTAAGGCTTGGAGAATTGCATTTGCGCTAA
- a CDS encoding MarR family winged helix-turn-helix transcriptional regulator: protein MSERTTAKTHDVIEVAHMEKELRYIAAIIKHSGRKILKNYTITPPQFIALQWLFEHGDMTIGDLSNKMYLAFSTTTDLVDRMEKNNLVKRVRDDKDRRVVRIHLLDEGKRVIEEVIDKRRDYLNSVLSNFEEDEVKQFSNLLTKLHKEMKWD from the coding sequence TTGTCGGAACGGACGACAGCAAAGACGCATGATGTAATTGAAGTAGCACATATGGAAAAAGAACTTAGATATATTGCAGCGATTATTAAACATAGCGGCCGTAAAATACTAAAAAACTATACAATTACACCACCGCAATTTATTGCGTTACAATGGCTTTTCGAACACGGAGATATGACAATAGGCGACTTATCGAATAAGATGTATCTTGCCTTCAGTACGACGACGGATTTGGTCGATCGCATGGAGAAAAACAATCTTGTGAAACGCGTACGTGACGATAAAGATCGTCGCGTTGTCAGAATTCATCTTCTAGATGAAGGAAAACGTGTGATTGAAGAAGTTATTGATAAAAGACGTGATTATTTAAATTCAGTGTTGTCCAATTTTGAAGAAGACGAAGTTAAACAATTCTCTAACCTGCTAACAAAACTGCACAAAGAGATGAAGTGGGATTGA
- the racE gene encoding glutamate racemase: MEGPIGIIDSGVGGLTVVKELRNKLPNESIIYIGDDKRCPYGPRPAEEVRQFTIEMASALSKMGIKMLVIACNTATAVALDDIRELFNFPVVGVIVPGARAAVTASTTGKIAVLGTLGTIKSGAYSMEIAQQSPSATVFPLACPEFVPLVESGQYKSDYASTIVDRTLSNLAGKDFDAAILGCTHYPLLEDHIKKSLPANVKVISSAVETVHDIERELKERNILNESKQSVEPIFYTTGLRTAFHEIVCDWLFIENPDVRHLTL; this comes from the coding sequence GTGGAAGGACCAATCGGAATTATCGATTCGGGTGTCGGCGGACTTACCGTCGTCAAAGAATTACGAAACAAATTGCCTAATGAATCAATCATCTATATTGGTGATGATAAACGTTGTCCATATGGACCGCGTCCTGCCGAAGAAGTGCGGCAGTTTACGATTGAAATGGCATCTGCACTTTCAAAAATGGGTATTAAGATGCTCGTTATTGCTTGCAATACAGCCACAGCAGTCGCGCTAGATGACATTCGCGAATTATTCAATTTTCCGGTTGTCGGTGTAATTGTTCCAGGTGCTCGCGCAGCAGTAACGGCTTCAACAACTGGGAAAATTGCTGTTCTGGGAACGCTGGGAACGATTAAGAGCGGTGCTTATAGTATGGAGATTGCACAGCAATCCCCATCTGCAACGGTTTTCCCACTTGCATGTCCGGAGTTTGTTCCTCTTGTTGAAAGCGGCCAATATAAATCTGACTATGCAAGTACGATTGTCGATCGAACATTGAGTAATTTAGCTGGAAAGGATTTCGATGCAGCCATTTTAGGTTGTACGCATTATCCTCTTCTTGAAGACCATATTAAAAAGAGTCTTCCAGCGAATGTGAAAGTTATTTCTTCGGCGGTTGAAACCGTTCATGATATAGAACGAGAACTGAAAGAACGAAATATATTAAATGAATCGAAGCAATCTGTTGAACCTATTTTTTATACGACGGGTTTACGAACAGCCTTTCATGAAATTGTTTGTGATTGGTTATTCATAGAAAATCCTGATGTACGACATTTAACCTTATAA
- the rph gene encoding ribonuclease PH has product MTRHDGRNAGELRPVTIETDYLIHPEGSVLITVGNTKVICTATIESRVPHFLRGSGKGWVTAEYSMLPRATGQRTQREATRGKLGGRTMEIQRLIGRAMRTVIDLEAIGERTIWIDCDVIQADGGTRTASITGAFVAMTIAAAKLHEEKELTKFPITQFLAATSVGKSMEDELILDLDYVEDSSAAVDMNVVMTGAGAFVELQGTGEEATFTKDEMNGLVSLAEKGITELIGYQKNALGPIADLVGKGEGETL; this is encoded by the coding sequence ATGACAAGACATGATGGAAGAAATGCTGGGGAACTTAGACCGGTTACAATCGAAACAGATTATTTGATTCATCCAGAAGGATCGGTGCTGATTACAGTAGGAAACACAAAAGTAATTTGTACAGCTACGATAGAAAGCCGCGTGCCGCACTTCCTGCGGGGGAGCGGGAAAGGATGGGTCACGGCAGAGTATTCCATGTTACCACGTGCTACAGGGCAGCGGACGCAGCGTGAGGCGACGCGTGGCAAGTTAGGCGGGCGGACGATGGAGATTCAACGACTAATTGGACGAGCTATGCGCACAGTAATTGATCTTGAAGCAATCGGCGAACGTACAATTTGGATTGACTGTGATGTTATTCAAGCTGACGGCGGAACGAGAACTGCATCGATTACAGGCGCGTTTGTAGCCATGACGATCGCAGCAGCTAAACTTCATGAAGAAAAAGAATTGACTAAATTCCCGATTACGCAGTTTCTAGCCGCGACTAGTGTCGGGAAATCAATGGAAGATGAACTTATTCTAGACTTGGATTATGTTGAAGATTCTTCCGCAGCTGTCGATATGAACGTCGTTATGACAGGTGCTGGTGCTTTTGTTGAATTACAAGGGACAGGCGAGGAAGCGACCTTTACAAAAGATGAGATGAATGGCCTTGTGTCACTTGCAGAAAAAGGAATTACAGAACTGATCGGTTATCAGAAAAATGCACTCGGACCAATTGCAGACTTGGTTGGCAAAGGAGAAGGTGAGACACTATGA
- a CDS encoding XTP/dITP diphosphatase, protein MKEVIIATNNAGKGKDFEALFTPLGIKVLTLNDIEQEIDVEETGKTFEENAILKAEEVSKLLGKTVIADDSGLEIDALDGAPGVYSARYAGPGSTDDKNIDKALGALTGVEEPERTARFRCVLAIAGPGLETETFSGSCEGIILKERQGTNGFGYDPIFYVPSKKRSMAELSPEEKGLISHRGDALAKLRVKLPQLIQKVGL, encoded by the coding sequence ATGAAAGAAGTTATAATCGCGACAAATAATGCGGGGAAAGGAAAAGACTTTGAAGCATTGTTCACCCCGCTTGGAATAAAGGTATTAACATTAAACGACATTGAACAAGAAATAGATGTTGAAGAGACGGGTAAGACCTTTGAAGAAAATGCGATATTAAAAGCGGAAGAAGTTTCCAAGCTTCTCGGGAAAACTGTTATTGCCGATGACAGCGGGCTTGAAATCGATGCGCTAGACGGCGCGCCTGGCGTCTACTCAGCGCGTTATGCAGGGCCGGGCAGTACTGACGATAAAAACATTGATAAAGCATTAGGCGCACTCACTGGAGTGGAAGAGCCCGAACGTACTGCAAGATTTCGTTGCGTGCTAGCAATCGCGGGGCCAGGACTCGAGACTGAAACTTTCTCTGGAAGTTGCGAAGGTATTATTTTAAAGGAACGACAAGGAACGAATGGATTTGGATATGATCCAATTTTTTATGTCCCAAGTAAAAAACGTTCTATGGCGGAACTATCGCCTGAGGAAAAAGGGTTAATCTCACATAGAGGAGATGCGCTTGCAAAACTTCGTGTGAAATTACCACAATTAATACAGAAAGTTGGTTTATAA
- a CDS encoding YfcE family phosphodiesterase, whose protein sequence is MKLIVMSDNHGDKETVKAVSSLPADAHFHCGDSEFPYDDETLSSMFRVGGNCDIDSKYPGEVVTEIKGKMILAVHGHEHNVKSSLMELYYRAKEKAADIVLFGHSHLYGAEMKDGILFVNPGSTLLPRGGNSATYAVVEWDETPVVTFKNMDHEVVETVEIKKI, encoded by the coding sequence ATGAAATTAATCGTTATGAGTGATAATCATGGGGATAAAGAAACGGTGAAAGCCGTTTCTTCATTGCCGGCAGATGCACATTTCCACTGCGGGGATAGTGAGTTTCCATACGATGATGAAACATTGTCGTCGATGTTTCGAGTCGGAGGAAATTGCGATATAGATTCGAAATATCCGGGTGAAGTCGTTACAGAAATTAAAGGTAAAATGATTCTAGCAGTTCATGGCCATGAACATAATGTGAAAAGTTCATTGATGGAATTGTATTACCGCGCAAAGGAAAAAGCTGCCGATATAGTATTATTTGGCCATTCTCATTTATATGGCGCGGAAATGAAAGATGGTATATTATTTGTCAATCCAGGTAGCACGTTGTTGCCGAGAGGCGGAAATTCCGCTACATATGCGGTTGTTGAGTGGGATGAAACCCCAGTCGTCACCTTCAAAAACATGGATCATGAAGTGGTTGAAACAGTCGAAATAAAAAAGATTTAA